Genomic segment of candidate division KSB1 bacterium:
TCAGTGGGGCCTCTGCACAGTACCGCCTGCCGCATAGCACCATTTCCAGCGGCGGTGGCGTGAGCAGTGGCGGCACCTATCGCGCCACGGCCGTGATCGGGCAGCCGGGTATTGCCCCTGCTTCCGAGGCGGGCACGTACACGGTGCGCAGCGGCTTTCTGTTCATCCCCAGCCAGCTTCTGCCTACCGGGGTGCAACCCGCACGGAACGAGCTACCCACGGAATTTGCGCTGGGACAGAACTTCCCGAACCCGTTCAACCCGACTACGACCATCCCGTTCAGCTTGAAAACCCGCTCCTATGTGACGCTGAGATTGTTTGACAGCCTGGGAAGAGAGGTCGCCACCCTGTTGCAAGGTAATCTGGATGCTGGCCACCACACGGTCACGGTAGATGCCAGCACCCTCCCCAGTGGTGTGTACTTCTATAGACTCGAAGCGGGCACGTTCACTGCTCTCCGCAAGGCCGCGCTCCTCAAGTAGCCGGGAACACGAAGAGAGAATTTGGCACCAGGCGCCCGCGTGGCGCCTGGTGCCGCTTTGGCTTAGGGCCGCAAATTCCTCTTGACATGGAGGACAAATTTTCGCACATTTCTGCAGCGGCGTCCCACGGGTGTGGGAACGACACTGATTCTCTCACGAGGTGACCCTGAGCATCCGCGACTTCTCATTCCCCGGTCTCACCAGTGCGCTCGCTATCCTGTCGCGCATGCGCCGAAGCCT
This window contains:
- a CDS encoding T9SS type A sorting domain-containing protein, which codes for MKSSTLTLVLCGVVVSGASAQYRLPHSTISSGGGVSSGGTYRATAVIGQPGIAPASEAGTYTVRSGFLFIPSQLLPTGVQPARNELPTEFALGQNFPNPFNPTTTIPFSLKTRSYVTLRLFDSLGREVATLLQGNLDAGHHTVTVDASTLPSGVYFYRLEAGTFTALRKAALLK